One Coffea eugenioides isolate CCC68of unplaced genomic scaffold, Ceug_1.0 ScVebR1_1332;HRSCAF=2164, whole genome shotgun sequence genomic window, ATATAAGTGTACGTATCATATTCACCGTACGTCTCTTTCTACATTTAGACACTCCCATACTTCTATATTAATTTCACTTTTGCTAGGTAAAGTGTAAACCACGGCAAGAAATGGTCGAACTTCTTTCTCAATTGTGATTTGAGAGACTTTTTAACGGTCAAAATTAATGTGAAAACGTATGAGAAAGTAGAATCCTCgaaatccttcattttttcaaaaattagttttttaaatactaaaaatttttaaaaatactctaaaaggtactctaaaaagtaatctaaatttttttaatgtttaaaaaatatttcaaaaactctactactcttaaatattccaaaatatactctaaaaactctgctacagtaaaattttcaaaaaatatctcaaaaaacagctaatccaaacggagtaaTTGATAAACCCTAAGACATTTAGATGgtgaagaaaaaagtaaaattaaCACCACTCTTTTAACTGTTGGAATACTTTCAAGGTACTAAATTATACCTTCTTAGTACCactcgaaagaaagaaaaacaagccTTGGAAAGAAATAGTATCTAGAATAAATCTACTGCACAATTTGGGAATTATTCATCATTCGATCAAGTGATGAATAAATCATACGCAAGTTCATGTATTAGCAGATTAATTATTGAATCTATTCATAAATCAGAGGATTGCGACACAAGGAAACTTGCAGAATTGGACGACTTATGGTCCCGAAGAAAAGAAATTGACTTGCTTCAAGATTTCCACAGACTTGGAGCGGGGGGCGAGTGGTGACGGACGACTAAGGAACTCAAGAAAGTTAAAATAGCCAATTACGCAAAGTTTTGGATCCATTAGTTGATTGACTGACTTATATTGCTAGCCGGTCAATGCCCCCTCTTATAAATCAACAAGAACTTTTCCATGGAAAATGTGTCTCTCACTTTGGCCAATTTTCCCGAATCAATACCTCCTGTCTCCGGTTAAATGAAGTCGTAACTTGATAGGCTTGCAAGACTTTCGTTTTccttctagaaaaaaaaaagaataaaataattccCTTGCCCTTCAACAACCTCAACAATAAGGTTCACTAtgagagaaattttttttccatctaACACACTTACGTTACGCCTAATTCATTGCATAAATACGTACAATTACAGTTATTGAACTTCGTATATTTAAgcaatttataaaattaattattttattttcaaaaaattaataccTGAGACTGTTATTAATACCTGATATCAAACCGATCGATGTTGTAGATAGAGAATGGTTGTTTGCATGGAaaccaaatcttttttttttttttttttttatttgctccTTCCCCTCTTATGCAACCACCATATGTAGAAAGTTGAGTTCTTGGAATCCTCCAGTGACGCTGGTATGCTGGTAAGCAAAGCACTTGAATATCTTCCAGAAGAAAGATATGTCGCGCAGCCTTAATTGACGAAGAAATCTcgtcaactttttttttttaattttgcacTGTATAGAAATTCCCCGGAGTTGAAGGAGCAGTTGCTTCCAATCAAAATATGCTTCACACTTCACCCCACACGGTTAGGACCAGAAGTCTCATATGCCCTTTTCGGCGCATTTCGTCTAAATTCTTTTGTAGCGtgagaatttatttatttatttttttaaaaatggcTACCTGTTTTTATTGCTTAATTAACGATGCTTTCGGTGCGTTTGagttttcaagaaaatgaatttgaagagTAGCAAACAttaagattatttgaaatattattttttttaaaaaatactgtatgagataaaaagttgatgcactgacagtatatacacttttatcattattagatgcatgacacataatttgaatttaaatttgaaactcaaattttgcatatgtgtcGTATATCCAACCGTAATAGTGTATACATCGTTAGTATacataagatttactcttttaaGTTTTAATCTATCCTTTGGTTTCCCATTCTCGTGACAAAAGCACAGCTGCGCGAATCAGTAAAATTGGACGTAGTAATTTGCTGTAATGTGCAAAACCGAACTTACCTCCATTTAGGGTTCTTGTCTATAGATTGACCATGTGGTTCGGCAACACTTTTAGTGCAAAAATTTTCAGCATGCAACAGTCGTCCATAGCTTAAGTGAGTTAGGCGCAGCACATTGTTTGGCCCCGTTCCATATGACTTCATTTCGTTGCCAACTTTTCTTGGAGGACTGGAATCTCATTAAATAGATCGAGCACGATTGGTCCACGACAATTATTTGGTTCTGCTTTGCTGTCGTGAACTTGTGCATTGATTCTGTGCTTTAATTTCTCTTGATTTGTAGAAAATTTGCTAGTTTTTAACTGCAAGATTTTGTTACTCCgaagatttttaatttttatgcaGGAAAAAAAAACGCACTTCCAAACTCTGGGtacaatatttgaaaaaaaaaaagggtagatGACAGGTAAGCTAAGTAGTGGTTTAGTGCCACTATTGAAATGTAAAAACCTCCAACCCTACACTTTTCCGACCCATGCACCGCTCCCCGTGCCCGAACCCAAGAAGATTTGTacaagaaaacagaaaaacttTGGTGGGGTCTTGCTCGCACTAATTTGTCACGATTAAATGTATTcttgtttaaaaaattcatgCAGATGTGTAGTGCATTCGTCTGATCTGGTGGTGATTTAATCCTCTTCGAATTATTCTTGAACCTCTTCAGGTCCTATTCCTCCTCCATACTATAGGAAGTTATCgtatcgaaaaaaaaaaaaacagaaaaatctcaaCTCATTAGCCTTATTTAATTTGATTTGAAGCATAATTTTCTTGAAGAAGAGGGGCCGGGCCACACTGATTGTATTAGAGCATCCACAATGCTATTACACTTTGTGGAGTGTAATCCACATGCCACGTCAGCATTCCACTTTCTCCTCTTTTATTACACTTTCACTCACAATGGATTACACTCCACAAGGTGTAATAGCATGGGTCCacaattaatcaaatatttattttaataatgcataactcatatcccataaataaataaagtaatttttaaaactaatgttgttatttttaaaaaataaagtactaactttcgttaaattttgtacattttgaattttttttattttctaaaaatgatattattaatttttaagtttgaataatatatctttttctatgtttcaaaaataatatattgttattttttaaaaaataattatgtaggaaattaaacaaatatttgatacttcaAATGCGAAGATATCATAATAATTCATACTTAATTAATAATTCGGAATGTAATTAGTTGAACTCCATAACATAATATTACATAagttaaatcaaataaaatacaaataataacaaaatgaatactaattttcATTGTCATTGCCTTCGAATCGTTCCCAAATATGCTCGACCAAGTCTGATCGAAGTTGATCGAAGTCTGATCCCAAATATGCTTTGTGCTGAAATTTTATCGTTGCCATAGGGCCCACGTTCAATGGATTACACGCATCATACATGTGATGCGTGTAATCTCCATGACACGGCTCCAGCGGTGTAATGGCTCCCCATTACTGATTACACCCCCATTGGAGCTGCCCTTATGTATAGTATAGCTCGTAATGGTTTTAATCTACTCATAACAAATTCACTCTCccaaactcaaaagtcatcttTGTATATAGAATTTAGCCAACGATTATAATTGCACATTTTAATAGGAAGTTTCATAGGCTGGCTGTCAATTGCAACCTTACAAGAAAACgagatgaagaccactcagagTCACAAGTCCAACAATAAATCCACTAACTCTCATTAATTAAACCCCATCCATCATTCAATCCCAAATAAACCAGCAAGAAATCCGCAACTATCCATGGAAGCCTTGTGTCTCTACCTTCCACTTTTCCTAGCATTATACATCTTCACCAAGCACTTCCTCAACAAAATCCGAAACCTTCCACCTAGTCCCATCCTTAATCTCCCCGTCCTCGGCCACCTCCTCCTCATCAAGAAGCCTCTTCACCGAGGCCTAGCCAAGATTTCCAACCGTCATGGCCCGGTCCTCCTCCTGGAATTCGGCTCACGCCCAGTCCTCCTTGTCTCCTCCCCTTCCGCAGCCGAAGAATGCCTCAACAAGCACGACATCGTTTTCGCCAACCGCCCGCGTCTGCTGGCTGGAAAACATCTGGGATACAATTATACCTCAATGGCATGGACGTCCTACGGGGATCACTGGAGAAATCTACGGCGGATAGCTTCACTGGAGATCTTGTCTTCCCACAGGCTTCAAACGCTTCACGGGATACGTGTTGATGAAGTAAAATTGATGCTGAAAAGGCTGCTTTCAGCttcagaaaacaagaaaagcgTGGATATGAAGGCCCTTTTCTTTGAGCTGATGTTGAACGTGATGATGAGGATGATTGCTGGGAAGAGGTACTATGGGGAGAATGTTGGGGAAGTTGAGGAGGCTAAGAGGTTCAGGGAGATTGTAGAGGAGACGATGAGAATTGGTGGAGCTTCGAATATGGGAGATTTCTTGCCGGTTTTGAGGTGGTTAAAAGTGGGAAAGACGGAGAAGGCCTTGAGGGTTTTGCAGGAGAATAGGGATCAATTCATGCAGGAGTTGATCAAGGGATTTAGGAGTGCAAAAGATGCAGAAAATGGTGGCGGCGATGCAGGGGAAAcaggggaaaagaagaaaacgcTGATTGAAGTTTTGTTGACCCTGCAACAGAAGGAACCTGAGTATTACAAGGATGAAATCATTAGAAGCCTTATGCTGGTATGGTTACTCTGATAAATTTCTTTCtggctcttcttcttcttattaaTGTACCTAATTTGTTATCATTTCTATGTTCCCTAGAAAATGTCAAACTTCGATTAAGGACAAATTAATAGAAATTGAAAGTAATTCGAAGATTAAGTGACTAAATCTAGATGGCCAAAATCTGCTTTCTTTGAGTATAATGCATAACATTACTTCAGTTGTCTTATAGTAATTGAATTGCTTTCATTATTGTGCAATAAGTTATGATGAATAAGAAAAATTCACTGGTACAGTCCAAGAATAGAGTTGACCGCATGGTGTGAACAGGAGTAGATCCCAACGTATTGGGCGGGGGGGCCTACTTTTCTTCGGTGTTGGCATTTGACAGTGAAGCAGAAAGAAAGTATGATGTGTGTATTTACCCTGAGCTTAAGTTACATGGGTGCACCGTCCCAATTGGCTGGATGTGTGTGCTACGTGGGTCCCGCTTAGGTTGCCTTTGGTTTGGATCGGTTTGTTGATGCCTGCTCCGTGTCTTTcattatttgtgtgtgtgtgtttcatTCCgcctggaaaaaaaaaaagaaggaaagtaTGATGTCTAGCCAACCGATGTCTAAAGTTGGTTGATGACTTTAGAAGCAAATGTCATTGATCATGCTCTTCATTCTAGCGTTTAccactttcttcttcttttcccaaGTGCATTTCACCATTGACCACTTTCGTATTGCAGGTTTTACTAGCAGCAGGTACCGATACATCAGTGGGAACTATGGAGTGGGCATTGTCACTAATGCTGAACAATCCATCAACTTTGGAGAAGGCACAAGCAGAAATTGACAGAATCATAGGAAAAGAACGTTTATTAGATGAATCAGATGTGCCTAATCTACCCTATCTCCGGTGCATAATTAGTGAAACATTGAGGATGTTTCCAGCAGGGCCTTTATTAATTCCCCACGAATCCTCCGAGGAATGTGTGGTTGGGGGTTACCGTGTCCCTGGGGGGACAATGTTGATGGTCAATTTGTGGGCTATCCAAAATGATTCCAAGAATTGGGAGGATCCAAGAAAATTCAAGCCTGAAAGATTTGAAGGGCTTGAAGGGACCAGAGATGGCTACAAATTAATGCCATTTGGTTCTGGTAGAAGAGGTTGTCCTGGGGAGGGATTGGCCATGCGCATGGTTGGATTT contains:
- the LOC113755241 gene encoding cytochrome P450 81F3-like, which translates into the protein MEALCLYLPLFLALYIFTKHFLNKIRNLPPSPILNLPVLGHLLLIKKPLHRGLAKISNRHGPVLLLEFGSRPVLLVSSPSAAEECLNKHDIVFANRPRLLAGKHLGYNYTSMAWTSYGDHWRNLRRIASLEILSSHRLQTLHGIRVDEVKLMLKRLLSASENKKSVDMKALFFELMLNVMMRMIAGKRYYGENVGEVEEAKRFREIVEETMRIGGASNMGDFLPVLRWLKVGKTEKALRVLQENRDQFMQELIKGFRSAKDAENGGGDAGETGEKKKTLIEVLLTLQQKEPEYYKDEIIRSLMLVLLAAGTDTSVGTMEWALSLMLNNPSTLEKAQAEIDRIIGKERLLDESDVPNLPYLRCIISETLRMFPAGPLLIPHESSEECVVGGYRVPGGTMLMVNLWAIQNDSKNWEDPRKFKPERFEGLEGTRDGYKLMPFGSGRRGCPGEGLAMRMVGFALGSIIQCFDWSRISEETVDLAEGPGLTMPKAQPLVANCQARPGMISLLSQI